One segment of Marvinbryantia formatexigens DSM 14469 DNA contains the following:
- a CDS encoding putative holin-like toxin → MVSFGIFVVTLLAYINSGRK, encoded by the coding sequence ATGGTTTCATTCGGTATATTCGTAGTAACACTGCTTGCTTACATAAACAGCGGGCGAAAATAA
- a CDS encoding ABC transporter substrate-binding protein encodes MKKRQIISTALAATMVASLGLTAGAATDVAVNDLAYTGELEIMHYSTSEEAEGNGGSDGFRTTLAAWKEAHPEITVNENVLANAEYKTQIATLAAADDLPDVFLLQGMNTIDWAEQGLVYDLTDTIKASPYYDDYNQAYFTPFTYNDSIYGYPALTGGTCTVVIYDKAMWAEAGYDTFPSTWEEVEKASEYFNEQGIYTIAFGNGGKWQANSDFLSTLGNRYTGADWFISLIEKSGAAFTDEAFVNALTEMQRLFTETSIFNEDFNVVTNEDAREYYISGSAAAFIGGNWDESYIAATLGGTDEVEGTDPEKFANIGFAVLPQPADATEAPNSQNIGLGYAVAISSKVAEDPDKLAAAIDLAQELTGPAFSSFVAENYALSGLTTVDEVDLSSFDQITQDFYNWSYVDTEPCEIYDSYLTNAVWDVLNTDLQTMLNGEITPQEVAENAQAAYEANY; translated from the coding sequence ATGAAAAAGAGACAGATTATCAGCACGGCACTGGCAGCTACGATGGTTGCTTCACTTGGTCTGACCGCAGGTGCGGCTACGGATGTGGCAGTGAATGACCTCGCTTACACAGGCGAACTTGAGATTATGCATTATTCGACCTCAGAGGAAGCGGAAGGCAACGGCGGTTCGGACGGATTCCGTACAACGCTGGCTGCATGGAAAGAAGCGCATCCGGAAATCACGGTGAACGAAAACGTTCTGGCGAACGCAGAGTACAAGACACAGATCGCTACGCTGGCGGCGGCGGATGACCTCCCGGATGTATTCCTGCTGCAGGGTATGAATACCATCGACTGGGCGGAGCAGGGACTGGTTTACGACCTGACAGACACCATCAAGGCGTCACCGTACTACGACGATTATAACCAGGCATACTTCACCCCGTTTACATACAACGATTCCATCTACGGCTATCCGGCGCTGACAGGCGGCACCTGCACCGTAGTGATTTACGACAAGGCTATGTGGGCTGAGGCAGGCTACGATACCTTCCCAAGCACATGGGAAGAGGTAGAGAAGGCTTCCGAATACTTCAATGAGCAGGGCATCTACACGATTGCATTCGGAAACGGCGGCAAGTGGCAGGCGAACTCCGACTTCCTGTCCACGCTGGGCAACCGCTACACCGGTGCAGACTGGTTCATCAGCCTGATTGAGAAGAGCGGCGCTGCTTTCACAGACGAAGCATTTGTGAACGCGCTGACAGAGATGCAGAGACTCTTCACAGAGACCTCCATCTTCAATGAAGATTTCAACGTAGTAACAAACGAAGATGCACGTGAATACTACATTTCCGGTTCTGCTGCAGCATTCATCGGCGGTAACTGGGATGAATCCTACATTGCGGCTACACTGGGCGGAACAGATGAAGTAGAAGGAACCGACCCGGAGAAATTCGCGAACATCGGATTTGCAGTGCTTCCGCAGCCGGCGGACGCTACCGAGGCTCCGAATTCCCAGAATATCGGTCTTGGCTATGCGGTAGCTATCAGCTCCAAGGTTGCTGAGGACCCGGATAAGCTGGCGGCGGCAATCGACCTGGCACAGGAACTTACCGGACCGGCATTCTCCAGCTTTGTAGCAGAGAACTATGCACTGAGCGGACTGACAACGGTTGACGAGGTTGACCTTTCCAGCTTCGACCAGATCACACAGGATTTCTACAACTGGTCCTATGTTGACACAGAGCCGTGCGAGATTTATGACTCCTATCTGACAAACGCTGTATGGGATGTTCTGAATACAGACCTGCAGACCATGCTCAACGGAGAGATAACTCCGCAGGAGGTTGCAGAGAACGCACAGGCGGCATATGAGGCAAATTATTAA
- a CDS encoding GH36-type glycosyl hydrolase domain-containing protein, which translates to MNFGHFDDMAKEYVITTPDTPLPWINYLGSRDFFSLISNTCGGYSFYKDAKLLRITRYRYNSLPPDSNGKYYYINDNGTIWNPGTMPSRTPVDSYECRHGMGYSRFCSSKNGLEANLLAFVPVDAACEINHLKLKNTSSAKKQISLFSYVEFCLWNAIDDMNNFQRNLSIGEVEIEGSTIYHKTEYRERRNHYSFFSVNVPVDGFDTSRDVFLGAGNGNAIPDAVREKKCRGSVASGWYPIASHQINLSLAPGEEKEFVFVLGYCENPEEEKWESPGVIRKDGAHALLARFATPRQAEAAFAQLNEYWDGLLSRFTVESGNEHVNRMVNIWNQYQCMVTFNMSRSASYYESGTGRGMGFRDSCQDLLGFVHLIPERARERILDIAATQFEDGSAYHQYQPLTKKGNLDIGSGFNDDPLWLIAAVAAYLKETGDFSILDEVVPFDNRPELAQPLLEHLYRSFRYTCTHLGPHKLPLIGRADWNDCLNLNCFSKEPGEPFQTTGPSEGPVAESVFIAGMFVKYGREFAEICHQTGRTDYEEEALRATEQMYQSVLDAGWDGEWFLRAYDASSEKIGSKECREGQIYIEPQGFCVMAGIGVEEGLAEKALDSVKERLDTKYGIMILQPAYTQYYLNLGEISSYPPGYKENAGIFCHNNPWISIAETVIGRGDRAFEIYEKTCPSCIEHISEIHRTEPYVYSQMIAGADAFYHGEAKNSWLTGTAAWTFVNISQAILGVQPDYDGLRIDPCVPSSFGSFRLIRKFRGSTYYIDVENPDGVQKGVSGISVDGKEIAGNLIPVEAGKTEYHVTVRMG; encoded by the coding sequence ATGAACTTCGGTCATTTTGATGATATGGCAAAAGAATATGTGATTACTACACCGGACACTCCGCTCCCCTGGATTAATTATCTGGGAAGCCGTGACTTCTTCTCCCTTATTTCCAACACCTGCGGCGGATACAGCTTCTACAAGGATGCCAAGCTCCTGCGCATTACGAGATACCGTTATAATTCCCTCCCGCCGGATTCCAACGGGAAATATTACTATATTAATGATAACGGAACCATCTGGAATCCGGGAACCATGCCCTCCCGCACACCGGTCGATTCCTATGAATGCCGTCACGGTATGGGCTACAGCCGCTTCTGCTCCTCCAAAAACGGACTGGAAGCCAATCTGCTTGCTTTCGTTCCGGTGGACGCCGCCTGCGAAATCAACCATCTGAAGCTGAAAAATACTTCTTCCGCAAAGAAACAGATTTCTCTGTTTTCCTATGTGGAATTCTGCCTCTGGAATGCCATCGATGACATGAACAATTTCCAGCGCAATTTAAGCATCGGAGAAGTGGAAATCGAGGGAAGCACCATTTATCACAAGACGGAATACCGGGAGCGCCGGAATCATTACAGCTTCTTCAGTGTAAATGTTCCCGTGGACGGTTTTGATACCAGCCGGGACGTCTTTCTCGGAGCAGGCAATGGAAACGCCATTCCGGACGCCGTCCGGGAAAAGAAGTGCCGCGGCTCTGTTGCCAGCGGCTGGTATCCGATTGCCAGCCATCAGATCAATCTTTCTCTCGCACCGGGCGAGGAAAAGGAATTTGTATTTGTGCTCGGCTATTGCGAAAACCCGGAAGAGGAAAAATGGGAATCGCCCGGCGTTATCCGCAAGGACGGCGCACACGCGCTTCTTGCGCGCTTTGCCACACCCCGTCAGGCAGAGGCGGCGTTCGCGCAGCTGAACGAATACTGGGACGGGCTTCTCTCCCGTTTTACGGTCGAGAGCGGCAACGAACATGTCAACCGCATGGTTAATATCTGGAACCAGTATCAGTGCATGGTTACTTTTAATATGTCACGCTCCGCATCCTATTACGAATCCGGCACCGGACGCGGGATGGGCTTCCGCGATTCCTGCCAGGACCTGCTCGGTTTTGTGCATCTGATTCCGGAGCGCGCCAGAGAGCGGATTCTGGATATCGCCGCCACCCAGTTTGAGGACGGAAGCGCTTATCACCAGTATCAGCCTCTTACAAAGAAGGGAAATCTGGACATCGGCAGCGGCTTCAACGACGACCCGCTCTGGCTGATTGCCGCCGTAGCCGCTTATCTGAAAGAGACCGGGGATTTTTCCATTCTGGATGAAGTGGTGCCCTTTGACAACCGCCCGGAGCTGGCACAGCCGCTTCTGGAGCATCTGTACCGCTCCTTCCGCTACACCTGTACGCACCTGGGTCCGCATAAGCTCCCGCTTATCGGCCGCGCCGACTGGAATGACTGTCTGAACCTCAACTGCTTCTCAAAAGAGCCGGGAGAGCCTTTCCAGACGACTGGTCCTTCGGAGGGTCCGGTGGCGGAATCTGTGTTTATCGCCGGTATGTTTGTAAAATACGGCAGGGAATTTGCCGAAATCTGCCATCAGACCGGCAGAACGGATTATGAAGAGGAAGCCCTCCGTGCCACAGAGCAGATGTACCAGAGTGTTCTGGATGCCGGCTGGGACGGGGAATGGTTCCTCAGAGCTTACGACGCCAGCTCCGAAAAGATAGGCTCAAAGGAGTGCAGAGAAGGTCAGATTTATATCGAGCCGCAGGGCTTCTGCGTTATGGCGGGCATCGGCGTAGAAGAGGGACTGGCGGAAAAAGCGCTGGATTCCGTAAAGGAACGGCTGGATACAAAGTATGGTATCATGATTCTGCAGCCCGCCTACACGCAGTATTATCTGAACCTCGGTGAAATTTCCTCCTATCCGCCGGGATACAAGGAAAACGCCGGTATCTTCTGTCACAACAATCCGTGGATTTCCATCGCGGAAACTGTCATCGGACGCGGCGACCGCGCTTTTGAGATTTACGAGAAAACCTGTCCCTCCTGCATTGAGCATATCAGCGAGATTCACCGGACAGAACCGTACGTTTACTCCCAGATGATTGCCGGCGCTGATGCCTTTTATCACGGGGAGGCCAAGAACAGCTGGCTGACCGGCACCGCCGCATGGACCTTTGTCAATATCTCCCAGGCAATCCTCGGCGTGCAGCCGGACTACGACGGACTGCGCATCGACCCCTGCGTGCCATCCTCCTTCGGAAGCTTCCGGCTGATTCGAAAGTTCCGCGGCTCCACCTACTACATCGACGTGGAAAATCCGGACGGCGTACAGAAGGGCGTCTCCGGAATCTCTGTCGACGGAAAAGAAATTGCCGGCAATCTGATTCCAGTGGAAGCCGGAAAAACAGAATATCACGTAACCGTGCGGATGGGATAA
- a CDS encoding LacI family DNA-binding transcriptional regulator, whose product MVSMKEIARRCNVSVASVSKAINGYMDIGEETRNFILKTASEMGYFPNSSARTLKTKRSHNLGVLFMDEAMSGLTHDFFNHVLESFKRTAEEKGYDITFTNGNISGQKMTYYEHCRYRGVDGVVIACVDCNSEEVRELVNSEIPVVTIDHIFDGRIAVVSNNVQGMQELVSYIYSMGHRKIAYIHGEDGSAVTRNRLGAFHRTLHLQGIEVPDEYTIMSPYRDADGAAAATGQLLDLKDPPTCILYPDDFAAIGGINEIRERGLRIPQDISIAGYDGIIVARVLEPKLTTICQDTEAIGRIAAEKLVNLIEHPKTALIERYTVDGMLFKGASVKRIEPSQSKNKI is encoded by the coding sequence ATGGTTTCCATGAAAGAAATTGCCCGCCGGTGCAATGTTTCGGTAGCCAGCGTCAGCAAGGCTATCAATGGATACATGGACATCGGCGAAGAAACCAGAAACTTCATCTTAAAAACGGCGTCAGAAATGGGATATTTCCCGAATTCCTCTGCGAGGACGCTGAAGACAAAGAGAAGCCACAATCTCGGAGTGCTGTTTATGGATGAAGCAATGAGTGGTCTGACACATGACTTTTTTAATCATGTGCTGGAGAGCTTTAAACGCACAGCAGAGGAAAAGGGTTACGACATCACCTTTACAAACGGAAACATTTCCGGACAGAAGATGACCTATTACGAACACTGCCGGTACAGGGGTGTGGATGGCGTGGTGATTGCCTGTGTGGACTGTAATTCGGAGGAAGTACGGGAGCTGGTCAATTCCGAGATTCCCGTAGTCACAATCGACCATATATTTGATGGAAGGATTGCGGTCGTATCGAATAACGTCCAGGGAATGCAGGAGCTGGTTTCCTACATATACAGTATGGGACACCGCAAAATTGCCTACATCCACGGAGAGGATGGATCGGCGGTAACAAGGAACCGTCTGGGCGCGTTCCACAGAACGCTGCATCTGCAGGGAATAGAGGTGCCGGATGAGTACACGATTATGTCTCCCTACCGTGATGCGGACGGAGCTGCGGCGGCAACCGGACAGCTTCTGGATCTGAAAGATCCGCCCACCTGTATCTTATATCCGGACGATTTTGCTGCCATTGGAGGAATCAACGAAATCCGCGAAAGAGGACTGAGAATCCCGCAGGATATTTCTATTGCGGGATACGACGGAATCATTGTTGCAAGGGTTCTGGAGCCGAAGCTGACAACTATCTGTCAGGACACGGAGGCAATCGGAAGAATTGCGGCGGAGAAGCTGGTGAACCTGATAGAGCATCCCAAAACCGCTCTGATAGAAAGGTATACCGTAGACGGCATGTTGTTCAAAGGCGCTTCTGTAAAACGGATAGAACCGTCGCAAAGCAAAAACAAAATTTAA
- a CDS encoding glutamate synthase subunit beta: MGKPTGFMDYERETAAAVSPKVRIKNFNEFHTPLSREKQRQQAARCMACGVPFCQSGMMIGGMASGCPLKNLVPEWNDLVYTGNWEQAYLRLMKTNCFPEFTSRVCPALCEAACTCNLNGDPVSTKENERAIIENAYEKGLVKPNPPKVRTGKKVAVVGSGPSGLATAMQLNMRGHSVTVFERSDRIGGLLRYGIPNMKLEKHIIDRRLAIMEAEGITFVTNANIGEDIPAEQLLKDYDRVVLCCGASNPRDIKVPGREAKGIYFAVDFLKATTKSLLDSNFEDGKFISAKGKKVMVIGGGDTGNDCVGTSIRLGAASVLQLEMMPKAPDTRAANNPWPQWPRVCKTDYGQQEAIAVFGHDPRVYQTTVTEFIANKKGEVCQAKLVKLEGKRDEKSGRTVMVPVEGTEEIVDVDLVLIAAGFLGSQKYVTDAFKVALDGRTNVATDPGKYQTSIPNVFTAGDMHRGQSLVVWAIREGREAARAVDESLMGYTNL; this comes from the coding sequence ATGGGAAAACCAACAGGATTTATGGATTATGAACGGGAGACTGCAGCGGCGGTTTCCCCGAAGGTCCGTATCAAAAATTTTAATGAATTCCATACTCCGCTCTCCAGAGAGAAGCAGCGCCAGCAGGCGGCAAGATGTATGGCGTGCGGCGTGCCATTCTGTCAGTCGGGCATGATGATCGGCGGTATGGCGTCCGGCTGTCCGCTGAAGAATCTGGTGCCGGAGTGGAACGACCTTGTTTATACTGGAAACTGGGAACAGGCGTATCTGCGTCTGATGAAGACGAACTGCTTCCCGGAGTTTACATCGCGCGTATGCCCGGCGCTCTGCGAGGCGGCATGTACCTGTAATCTGAACGGAGACCCGGTGTCAACGAAGGAAAATGAGCGTGCAATTATCGAGAACGCTTACGAGAAGGGGCTGGTAAAGCCCAATCCGCCGAAGGTGCGCACCGGCAAGAAGGTGGCGGTGGTCGGCAGCGGTCCGTCCGGACTTGCTACGGCAATGCAGCTTAATATGCGGGGGCATTCCGTAACGGTTTTTGAGCGCAGCGACCGCATTGGCGGGCTTCTGCGCTATGGAATCCCGAACATGAAGCTGGAAAAGCATATCATTGACAGACGACTGGCGATTATGGAGGCGGAGGGTATTACCTTCGTGACAAATGCCAATATCGGAGAGGATATTCCGGCGGAGCAGCTCCTAAAGGATTACGACCGCGTAGTGCTTTGCTGCGGCGCTTCCAACCCGCGCGATATCAAGGTGCCGGGACGCGAGGCAAAGGGCATTTATTTTGCGGTGGATTTTCTGAAGGCGACTACAAAGAGCCTGCTGGATTCCAATTTTGAGGACGGAAAATTTATATCTGCAAAGGGCAAAAAGGTGATGGTGATCGGCGGCGGCGATACCGGAAATGACTGTGTCGGCACCTCTATCCGCCTTGGCGCGGCGAGCGTGCTGCAGCTTGAGATGATGCCGAAGGCGCCCGATACGCGCGCGGCAAACAATCCCTGGCCGCAGTGGCCGAGGGTCTGCAAGACCGATTATGGTCAGCAGGAGGCAATCGCCGTATTCGGGCACGACCCGCGTGTCTACCAGACGACGGTTACGGAATTTATCGCTAACAAAAAGGGCGAGGTCTGCCAGGCGAAGCTTGTGAAGCTGGAAGGCAAGCGCGACGAAAAGAGCGGCCGCACGGTGATGGTGCCGGTGGAAGGCACGGAGGAAATCGTCGATGTCGATCTGGTGCTGATCGCAGCCGGCTTCCTTGGTTCCCAGAAATATGTGACCGATGCCTTCAAGGTAGCGCTTGATGGACGCACCAACGTGGCGACCGATCCGGGCAAATACCAGACCAGCATCCCCAACGTCTTTACCGCAGGCGATATGCACCGCGGACAGTCGCTCGTCGTGTGGGCGATCCGCGAAGGACGCGAAGCGGCGAGAGCGGTGGATGAATCGCTGATGGGATATACAAATCTGTAG
- a CDS encoding putative holin-like toxin, translating to MVSFGIFVVTLLAYIENRRK from the coding sequence ATGGTTTCATTCGGTATATTCGTAGTAACACTGCTTGCTTACATAGAAAACAGGCGAAAATAA
- a CDS encoding response regulator transcription factor, whose translation MVFTDVLLVEDDQAIVENLTGFLKEEGFCVTAVSGQAAAMEALEAREFALVLLDVTLAQGNGYSTCTAIKSRGDIPVIFLTALGDEFSVVTGLDMGADDYISKPFRPRELVSRMRTVLRRSGRSQRVMKIGNLSVDMVKGTVEKEGREIYLSAMEYRLLLIFLNHRGMVLTRSVLLEEIWDAAGEFVNDNTLTVYIKRLREKIEDDPANPQILLTVRGVGYRLGV comes from the coding sequence ATGGTTTTTACGGATGTTTTGCTGGTGGAGGACGACCAGGCGATTGTGGAGAATCTGACAGGATTTTTGAAGGAGGAAGGCTTCTGCGTGACGGCGGTTTCCGGGCAGGCAGCGGCGATGGAAGCGCTGGAGGCACGGGAGTTTGCACTGGTGCTTCTGGATGTCACGCTGGCGCAGGGGAATGGTTACAGCACCTGCACGGCAATTAAGAGCCGGGGAGATATTCCGGTGATTTTTCTGACGGCGCTTGGCGATGAATTCAGCGTGGTCACAGGGCTGGATATGGGGGCGGATGATTATATCAGCAAGCCATTCCGTCCGCGAGAGCTGGTTTCGCGCATGAGGACAGTGCTGCGCCGCAGCGGACGGAGCCAGCGGGTGATGAAAATAGGAAATCTTTCGGTGGACATGGTGAAAGGAACGGTAGAAAAAGAGGGCAGGGAAATATACCTGTCAGCGATGGAGTACCGTCTGCTGCTGATTTTCCTGAACCACAGAGGAATGGTGCTTACGCGGTCAGTGCTTCTGGAAGAAATCTGGGATGCGGCGGGTGAATTTGTGAACGATAACACGCTGACGGTATATATTAAGCGTCTGCGCGAGAAAATTGAAGATGACCCGGCAAACCCGCAGATTCTTCTGACTGTGCGTGGAGTGGGATACCGCCTGGGTGTGTAA